A DNA window from Undibacterium sp. YM2 contains the following coding sequences:
- a CDS encoding sigma-54 dependent transcriptional regulator — translation MSMQTILLVDDEPAFQRLCGNWLASLGYVVKVAATAEQVHALLAENSFDLVLLDLALPPSFTPDEGLALLPAFAPVPVVVMTGHADRELALRAISLGAWDFLPKPLDPDILRVVVDRALNKSRLERELAVWRARALPDDNSMGLIGISAELAELRSLIRRIAPTDVPVMITGPSGTGKELVARALHAQGKRAGKAFIAVHCGAIPAELFESELFGHCKGSFTGADRDRKGLIAAADGGTLFLDEVGEMPLPMQVKLLRFLQSGSFFPIGARTELRVDVRIVAATNRDLAVMVEEKSFRDDLYYRLKGIQMRTLALVDRAEDIALIAQAIAARSTPPKRLTAAAQEWLVSHAWPGNVRELQHCLQTAMALAGEMNEIVVDDLALACGEVASDAPAVDTGLLEEQVAALEKRLIVGALNDNQHNHTHAAKQLGISRVGLLNKMRRYGLRG, via the coding sequence ATGAGCATGCAAACTATTTTACTGGTCGATGATGAGCCAGCCTTTCAACGCCTGTGTGGCAACTGGCTGGCCAGCCTCGGTTATGTCGTCAAGGTCGCGGCCACGGCAGAACAGGTACATGCCTTGCTGGCGGAGAACAGCTTTGATCTGGTCTTGTTGGACCTAGCCTTGCCGCCCAGTTTCACACCCGATGAAGGCCTGGCGCTATTGCCAGCATTCGCACCTGTACCTGTGGTCGTCATGACTGGTCATGCAGACCGTGAACTGGCGCTGCGTGCCATCAGCCTGGGGGCCTGGGATTTTTTACCCAAGCCACTCGATCCAGACATCTTGCGCGTGGTGGTCGACCGCGCCCTCAACAAAAGCCGCCTGGAACGTGAACTCGCAGTATGGCGCGCCCGCGCCCTGCCGGACGACAATAGCATGGGCCTGATAGGCATCAGTGCCGAGCTGGCGGAACTGCGCTCGCTGATACGCCGCATTGCGCCTACCGATGTACCAGTCATGATTACCGGCCCCAGTGGTACAGGCAAGGAGTTGGTGGCACGCGCCCTGCACGCCCAGGGCAAGCGGGCAGGTAAAGCATTTATTGCGGTACATTGCGGTGCCATACCTGCAGAATTATTCGAGAGTGAATTATTTGGTCACTGCAAAGGCAGCTTCACCGGTGCCGACCGTGACCGCAAAGGACTGATCGCTGCGGCTGATGGTGGCACGCTATTCCTCGATGAGGTAGGTGAAATGCCCCTGCCCATGCAAGTCAAGTTGCTGCGCTTCTTGCAGTCTGGCAGCTTCTTTCCCATAGGTGCACGCACTGAGTTGCGTGTCGATGTGCGCATAGTCGCGGCGACGAACCGTGATCTGGCCGTCATGGTCGAAGAAAAAAGTTTCAGGGATGATTTGTATTACCGCCTCAAAGGCATACAGATGCGCACCCTGGCACTGGTAGACAGAGCAGAAGATATCGCCCTGATAGCCCAGGCAATTGCGGCGCGATCAACACCGCCAAAACGCCTGACGGCTGCGGCACAGGAATGGCTGGTATCCCATGCCTGGCCCGGCAATGTCAGGGAGTTACAGCACTGCCTGCAAACGGCAATGGCACTGGCCGGTGAGATGAACGAGATCGTAGTAGATGATCTGGCACTGGCTTGCGGTGAAGTTGCAAGCGATGCGCCTGCGGTGGATACCGGTTTATTGGAGGAACAGGTGGCTGCACTGGAAAAACGTCTCATCGTCGGCGCGCTGAATGACAACCAGCACAACCATACGCATGCAGCAAAACAACTGGGTATATCCCGCGTCGGTTTGTTGAACAAGATGCGCAGATATGGTTTGCGTGGTTAA
- a CDS encoding response regulator produces MEQLENQATDFSHIVLGALDEVFNALETDATHSTDVAVVTRALACYIEQLRRIRAAASAADMPGLHWVCALIERNLISLYNQNRRLTDEEYHLLSEWPDLLASHALNHGDKNIETLIDHLSTASWPIPLSLGDSCELRQLLNSDPLTPLAEVEEPPPLFLVPAPATAEIALLNQADAHNALAAQAEDAEITEPATSSIVADTSDTSTSALHEALDALIMSLAADEHFAQGGANDAATLQAYAAQLLGFSSCASQLNLHVVADACQAFADVVIMRSVHADPVNETELGLLQRFPLMLMDAIADAENPEVAASLLDLVYDPAWNRQEAVSGATYTELQQSDNRDDVDHEGTEEGAEDAVDAGDVPTTSATAQEVSSDMLALFAKEFGLMGNMLAEDLAAVVASGDDEQRSLALQNYVEALLRIAATSESIGLTALHQFLSLLAGMVATQTQALDAQQVSLLGELPAKLNAYLLAPKEEIAALELLSLLMDSCWSQTAVMDGNESLFTELININLIADHQDEAAAVIAITAGDVSIQLPDDLNTELFDGLLQELPVQVGNFTSAIEKFSNGAGSMQDIEQAKRAAHTLKGAANTVGIAGIANLTHHLEDLLIALTDKQSLPDNALAELLTEAGDCLEAMGEAVVDGGTAPAQSQQLLQQICDYVSYMRSGEFVVHSEAVAVAAPVANTPVPQSSGAVLDLVEPGSHAAEPMLRVPAKVVDELLRLAGENVISNAQIQEQLKQTQKQSKAIQKHDILFQKLIADLETLVDVRGMSSPQKKASISTTDGDFDPLEFERYSELHTITAQLVEARTDAFEMSSHIDEQLHGLAELLEVQRRLQMENQHAVIRTRLVPVTTIVSRLQRSVRQTCRLLDKQVNLNILGANTNIDSNMLNDLTDPLMHILRNAVDHGIETLASRLAANKPADGLIELSFAREGNSIVVRCKDDGAGLDYAAIRRTALKRKMISAERILSEEELARLILVPGFSTRDSSTQTSGRGIGMDMVHARILEMKGSLNLRSVAGQGLVVELRLPASLLSEHTLMARVAGHMMAISSRRIIDIHYITDAQIDTLADQPVYRVGDAVHKLLKLDSLLGMQDHRKEARSYGYPVLLVSTDTGATCAIQVQELVDGREVVVKKFGRYVPRIQGTIGAVILGDGSVAPVIDLPELLRASTQQYVNVDNAHAGLPAQAGSRAAHVRTALVVDDSLSARRATAQIMRDAGYEVRTAIDGLDAVAILDEVLPDVILVDMEMPRMNGLELTSHVRARKLDKRIPIIMITSRSTQKHRQQGDAAGVDAYLVKPFSEDALLQHINRLTGA; encoded by the coding sequence ATGGAACAGCTAGAAAACCAGGCTACAGATTTCAGCCATATTGTCCTCGGTGCCCTCGATGAGGTATTCAATGCGCTGGAAACCGATGCCACGCATTCGACCGATGTTGCAGTAGTCACGCGTGCCCTGGCTTGTTATATCGAGCAATTGCGCCGCATACGCGCGGCAGCCAGTGCTGCTGACATGCCCGGTCTGCACTGGGTATGCGCGCTGATAGAACGTAACCTCATCAGCCTGTATAACCAGAATCGCCGTCTCACGGATGAAGAATATCACCTGCTCAGCGAATGGCCAGATCTGCTGGCCAGCCATGCCCTGAATCATGGCGACAAGAACATAGAAACCCTGATAGACCATCTTTCGACAGCCAGCTGGCCCATTCCTTTGAGCCTTGGTGATTCCTGTGAGCTCAGGCAATTGCTGAATAGTGATCCACTGACACCATTGGCTGAAGTGGAAGAGCCTCCCCCTTTGTTCCTGGTACCTGCGCCAGCCACGGCAGAGATCGCTTTATTGAATCAGGCAGATGCACACAATGCACTAGCTGCACAAGCTGAAGATGCAGAAATCACTGAGCCAGCAACATCCTCGATAGTCGCAGATACATCAGATACATCAACTTCAGCATTACATGAAGCGCTGGACGCCCTCATCATGAGCCTGGCAGCCGATGAGCACTTTGCCCAGGGCGGCGCCAATGATGCTGCGACCTTGCAAGCTTATGCGGCGCAGTTGCTGGGTTTTTCAAGTTGTGCAAGTCAGTTGAACCTGCACGTAGTGGCAGATGCCTGCCAGGCTTTTGCCGATGTTGTCATCATGAGGTCCGTACATGCAGACCCTGTCAATGAAACCGAACTGGGTTTGCTGCAACGCTTCCCGCTGATGCTCATGGATGCTATTGCTGATGCTGAAAATCCAGAAGTCGCAGCCAGTCTGCTCGATCTTGTGTATGACCCGGCATGGAACAGGCAAGAAGCAGTAAGCGGTGCTACCTACACGGAGTTGCAACAGAGCGACAACAGGGATGACGTGGACCATGAAGGCACAGAGGAGGGGGCAGAAGATGCTGTAGATGCGGGTGATGTGCCAACGACCAGCGCCACCGCACAGGAAGTCAGTAGCGATATGCTGGCACTATTCGCCAAAGAGTTCGGTCTCATGGGTAATATGCTGGCAGAAGACCTGGCAGCAGTCGTGGCATCTGGTGATGATGAACAGCGCAGTCTGGCATTGCAGAATTATGTCGAAGCCTTGTTGCGTATCGCCGCTACTTCAGAATCCATAGGCCTGACTGCCTTGCATCAATTTTTGTCCCTGCTGGCAGGCATGGTCGCAACCCAAACACAGGCGCTGGATGCGCAGCAAGTCAGCTTGCTGGGCGAATTGCCAGCGAAGTTGAATGCCTACCTGTTGGCACCCAAAGAAGAAATCGCGGCACTGGAATTATTATCCCTGTTGATGGATTCTTGCTGGTCACAGACGGCAGTCATGGACGGCAATGAATCTCTATTCACAGAACTCATCAATATCAATCTGATAGCAGACCATCAAGATGAAGCAGCCGCTGTCATTGCCATCACTGCAGGCGATGTGTCCATACAACTGCCAGATGATTTGAATACCGAATTATTCGATGGTCTCTTGCAGGAACTGCCTGTACAGGTAGGTAATTTCACCAGCGCCATAGAAAAATTTTCAAATGGTGCTGGCAGCATGCAGGACATAGAGCAAGCCAAGCGTGCCGCGCATACCCTGAAGGGCGCTGCCAACACCGTAGGCATAGCCGGTATCGCCAACCTGACCCATCACCTGGAAGATTTACTGATTGCCCTCACTGATAAACAAAGCCTGCCCGACAATGCACTGGCAGAATTGCTGACCGAGGCTGGCGATTGTCTCGAAGCCATGGGTGAGGCCGTGGTCGATGGCGGTACAGCACCGGCACAGTCGCAACAGCTGCTGCAACAGATTTGCGATTATGTCAGCTATATGCGCAGTGGCGAATTTGTTGTCCACAGCGAAGCTGTAGCAGTCGCTGCGCCTGTTGCAAATACCCCGGTCCCGCAATCTTCTGGCGCTGTACTAGACCTGGTCGAACCTGGTTCTCATGCGGCTGAACCGATGTTGCGTGTACCTGCGAAAGTGGTGGATGAACTGCTGCGCCTCGCAGGTGAAAATGTTATCTCAAATGCGCAAATCCAGGAACAATTGAAGCAAACGCAAAAACAATCAAAAGCCATACAAAAACACGATATCCTGTTCCAGAAACTGATTGCTGACCTCGAAACCCTGGTTGATGTACGTGGCATGAGCAGCCCGCAGAAAAAAGCCAGCATCAGCACTACCGACGGTGATTTTGATCCACTGGAATTTGAACGCTATAGCGAGCTGCATACCATTACCGCACAACTGGTAGAGGCACGCACCGATGCTTTCGAAATGTCCAGCCATATCGACGAACAATTGCACGGCCTGGCTGAATTGCTGGAAGTACAGCGCCGCCTGCAAATGGAAAACCAGCATGCCGTGATACGCACGCGGCTGGTGCCGGTCACGACCATAGTCTCGCGCCTGCAACGCAGTGTGCGCCAGACTTGTCGCCTGCTTGATAAACAGGTCAATCTGAACATCCTGGGTGCGAATACCAACATCGATAGCAATATGCTCAATGACCTGACAGACCCGCTGATGCATATCCTGCGCAATGCGGTCGATCATGGCATAGAGACACTTGCCAGCAGGCTGGCTGCGAATAAACCGGCAGATGGCCTGATAGAACTGAGCTTTGCCCGCGAAGGTAATTCCATTGTCGTCCGTTGCAAGGATGATGGTGCCGGTCTGGATTATGCGGCGATACGTCGTACTGCCTTGAAGCGAAAGATGATCAGTGCCGAGCGTATCTTGTCTGAAGAAGAGTTGGCTCGGTTGATACTCGTGCCAGGCTTTTCCACCCGCGACAGCAGCACCCAGACTTCTGGCCGTGGCATAGGCATGGACATGGTGCATGCACGCATACTGGAAATGAAAGGCTCGTTGAATTTACGCTCAGTCGCAGGCCAGGGCCTGGTGGTTGAGTTGCGCCTGCCTGCCAGCCTCTTGTCCGAACATACCCTGATGGCGCGCGTGGCTGGTCACATGATGGCGATTTCCAGCCGTCGTATTATTGACATCCATTACATCACTGATGCACAAATTGATACGCTGGCTGACCAGCCTGTCTATCGTGTTGGCGATGCAGTGCATAAATTGCTGAAGCTCGATAGCTTGCTGGGCATGCAAGACCATCGCAAGGAAGCGCGCAGCTATGGCTACCCGGTCTTGCTGGTCAGCACCGATACCGGCGCGACCTGCGCAATACAAGTGCAGGAACTGGTCGATGGCCGTGAAGTCGTGGTCAAGAAGTTTGGCCGCTATGTACCAAGAATCCAGGGCACGATAGGTGCGGTCATCCTCGGTGACGGTAGCGTCGCGCCGGTTATTGATTTGCCAGAATTATTGCGTGCATCTACCCAGCAGTATGTCAATGTGGATAATGCCCACGCTGGCTTGCCAGCACAGGCAGGTTCACGGGCAGCCCATGTGCGTACTGCGCTGGTGGTCGATGATTCATTGTCAGCCCGCCGTGCTACTGCGCAGATCATGCGCGATGCCGGTTACGAAGTACGCACTGCCATTGATGGCCTGGATGCGGTTGCCATACTCGACGAAGTGCTGCCCGACGTGATCCTGGTCGATATGGAAATGCCGCGCATGAATGGCCTGGAGCTGACCAGTCATGTACGCGCCCGCAAGCTCGACAAGCGCATTCCCATCATCATGATCACTTCACGCTCTACCCAAAAACACAGGCAGCAGGGCGATGCCGCCGGGGTGGATGCCTACCTCGTCAAACCCTTCAGTGAAGATGCCTTGCTGCAGCATATTAACCGCCTGACAGGAGCCTGA
- a CDS encoding methyl-accepting chemotaxis protein, giving the protein MKLRTPNIGIRLSLGFTAVLLLLAVTAWLALSNLKSINDGTHRIVDGSYPKVVLAYKMLGNVNANARSMRNMLLLNDQSAVEKEQQLILSRRQNQEENIAGFEKLIASDEEKGIFQTATEARTKYGTSQREFMRLATEGKKTEATAWLLGNLQADQEKWFSSMDALIDYQTKLVNKDGAAADSTYLSAKNILALVAAFSILLAAGVAYWMTRSITKPVSHLIGVMQKLTQGDASVRARSTQPDEIGKLSRQFDRMVDEREASRKSIEDENEKLNESVLVLLQAVAQLASRDLTVKVPVSADVTGAVSDALNMLTSETAKVLRDVSNISADVTEATLKVKAQSDNVMAAAAEERLEVEHTTVSLSTASEEMRNIADLAQTCNRAADNAIRSTRLAMDTVTSTVGGINSTRDIIRETEKRIKRLGERSQEISGVVGLINAIAERTHILALNASMHAASAGEAGRGFAVVADEVQRLAENARQATLQISGLVNNIQLETSDTVNTMNSAIAQVVEGSRLAEQAGLQMQATQNATTELVESVQQIAIKSHGQAKASQELLDRAIQIKKTNQQTSLQLDEQSAQTTNLVEYARMLLSTVRVFKLAA; this is encoded by the coding sequence ATGAAATTACGTACTCCGAATATTGGTATCCGGCTCAGTCTGGGATTTACAGCGGTGCTCTTGCTGCTGGCGGTAACGGCCTGGCTGGCCCTGTCCAACCTGAAGAGCATCAATGATGGTACCCACCGCATTGTGGATGGTAGCTATCCTAAAGTTGTGCTGGCCTACAAGATGCTTGGTAACGTTAATGCCAATGCGCGTTCCATGCGTAATATGCTGCTCCTGAACGATCAATCGGCAGTGGAAAAAGAACAGCAACTGATTTTGTCACGCAGACAGAACCAGGAAGAAAACATCGCCGGTTTTGAAAAATTGATTGCCAGCGATGAAGAAAAAGGCATCTTCCAGACAGCGACTGAAGCACGTACTAAATATGGTACTTCGCAAAGGGAATTCATGCGCCTGGCGACTGAAGGTAAAAAGACTGAAGCCACAGCCTGGCTGCTTGGCAACCTGCAAGCCGATCAGGAGAAATGGTTTTCTTCCATGGATGCCTTGATCGACTACCAAACAAAATTGGTGAACAAGGATGGTGCCGCAGCCGACAGCACTTACCTGAGTGCGAAAAACATTCTGGCCCTGGTGGCAGCTTTTTCCATCTTGCTGGCAGCGGGTGTTGCTTACTGGATGACGCGCAGTATCACCAAACCGGTATCGCATCTGATCGGCGTTATGCAGAAACTGACACAGGGCGATGCCAGCGTCAGGGCACGCAGCACGCAACCGGACGAAATCGGCAAACTCTCACGCCAGTTTGACAGGATGGTGGATGAACGTGAAGCCAGCCGCAAATCCATCGAAGATGAAAATGAAAAACTCAATGAATCCGTGCTGGTCTTGTTGCAGGCGGTGGCGCAACTGGCGAGCAGAGATTTGACTGTCAAAGTACCGGTATCTGCCGATGTGACAGGTGCAGTATCTGATGCCTTGAACATGCTGACCAGCGAAACTGCCAAAGTGCTGCGTGATGTCAGTAATATTTCTGCCGACGTGACCGAGGCCACGTTGAAAGTGAAAGCCCAGTCCGACAACGTGATGGCCGCGGCAGCAGAAGAAAGGCTGGAAGTGGAGCATACTACCGTTTCATTATCGACCGCTTCTGAAGAAATGCGCAATATTGCTGATCTGGCCCAAACCTGCAACCGCGCTGCTGATAATGCGATACGCTCAACACGACTGGCGATGGATACGGTAACCAGCACGGTCGGTGGTATTAATAGTACCCGCGACATCATACGTGAAACAGAAAAACGGATTAAACGCCTGGGTGAACGTTCGCAAGAAATTTCCGGCGTGGTCGGTCTGATTAACGCAATTGCAGAACGTACCCACATCCTGGCTTTGAATGCGAGTATGCATGCGGCCTCTGCCGGTGAAGCTGGTCGTGGTTTTGCGGTGGTTGCGGATGAGGTGCAAAGGCTGGCAGAAAATGCGCGGCAAGCGACGCTGCAAATTTCTGGCCTGGTCAATAACATACAGCTGGAAACCTCAGATACGGTCAATACCATGAACTCGGCAATTGCCCAGGTGGTAGAAGGCAGCCGTCTGGCAGAACAAGCCGGTCTGCAAATGCAGGCGACGCAAAATGCGACCACTGAGCTGGTGGAATCAGTACAGCAGATTGCCATCAAATCCCATGGTCAGGCCAAGGCTAGCCAGGAATTGCTGGACAGAGCGATACAGATCAAGAAAACCAATCAGCAAACCAGTTTGCAACTTGATGAACAGTCGGCACAAACCACCAACCTGGTGGAATATGCAAGGATGTTATTGTCCACCGTGCGCGTTTTCAAACTGGCAGCCTGA
- a CDS encoding chemotaxis protein CheW: protein MSLITSGNTAQSKEWLPPSVALERFTPPGDLLWSDVAPLMERKRYGYRVASLNLLIRAETGSEVIRPQAVAPLPGAPAFLLGLINLRGNLVPIFDLGLVLSGRRSEVTPTKLFLILDKAENAVGMLIDSYPQPLTELRTITQMPQLPATLEAYVPAAFVKDDKVWLDFNHESFFEKLSRSTDT from the coding sequence ATGAGTCTGATTACATCCGGCAATACAGCGCAATCCAAAGAATGGCTGCCGCCCAGCGTTGCGCTGGAACGCTTTACTCCTCCGGGTGATTTGCTGTGGAGCGATGTAGCACCGCTCATGGAAAGAAAGCGCTATGGTTATCGTGTTGCTTCGCTGAACCTGCTGATCAGGGCCGAAACAGGCAGTGAAGTCATACGACCCCAGGCAGTCGCTCCCCTGCCTGGGGCCCCGGCATTCCTGCTGGGGCTGATCAACCTGCGCGGCAATCTGGTACCCATTTTTGATCTGGGACTGGTACTCAGTGGCCGCAGGTCAGAAGTCACGCCGACAAAATTGTTCCTGATACTGGACAAGGCAGAAAACGCCGTTGGCATGCTGATAGACAGTTATCCGCAACCGCTGACCGAATTGCGCACCATTACCCAGATGCCGCAATTGCCAGCCACGCTGGAGGCTTATGTGCCAGCCGCTTTCGTCAAGGATGACAAGGTCTGGCTGGACTTCAATCATGAAAGTTTTTTCGAAAAACTCAGCCGTAGTACGGATACCTGA
- a CDS encoding PleD family two-component system response regulator, with the protein MSMKKALVVDDSATELANIKAILTDAGYMVVTASSGKDSLEKAKAEKPSIIFLDIVMPEMDGYEACRSLTQDPATKGIPIVFVSSKSQKADKIWGQLQGAKGYVAKPYTADQIIEQLKIAA; encoded by the coding sequence ATGAGCATGAAAAAAGCCCTCGTTGTTGACGATTCCGCTACTGAACTGGCCAATATCAAAGCCATCCTGACGGATGCTGGCTATATGGTGGTCACGGCTTCCAGTGGCAAGGATTCCCTGGAAAAAGCCAAGGCAGAAAAACCATCCATCATTTTCCTCGACATCGTCATGCCTGAGATGGATGGTTATGAAGCCTGTCGCAGCCTGACCCAGGACCCTGCCACCAAGGGCATACCCATCGTCTTTGTCAGCAGCAAATCGCAAAAGGCCGACAAGATCTGGGGTCAGTTGCAAGGTGCCAAAGGCTATGTCGCCAAGCCTTATACCGCTGATCAGATCATAGAGCAGCTCAAGATCGCTGCCTGA
- a CDS encoding response regulator — protein MNSISTALPCASKKILISVFGLSEYELRLVRSVLSLTMASGRRHSYALFDASQAGDPDIVILDPDNSQARAALQELIETRSIPEPATVFISNAGKAQPGKYHLLHPLVPTKMLALLDQVADELEKVLPATSPVSAAVAQKAEMDKAANVQPLLQKSPSASVLQGGHRALIVDDSPTARIKIDLELRSMKIASDCAETGEQALQMLEKKNYDIIFLDIVMPGADGYEICKIIRRHPQTKRTPVVMLTSKSSPFDRIRGSISGCNSYLTKPVEHLKFRAVVEKTLSTVDESTGLDKSHGLAMGT, from the coding sequence ATGAACAGCATCTCTACGGCGCTCCCCTGCGCTTCTAAAAAAATTCTGATTAGTGTATTCGGTTTGTCTGAGTATGAATTGCGTTTGGTGCGCAGCGTGCTTAGCCTGACCATGGCGAGCGGACGCAGGCATTCCTATGCCTTGTTCGATGCCAGCCAGGCTGGTGACCCGGATATTGTCATACTCGATCCGGATAATAGCCAGGCCAGGGCAGCTTTACAGGAGCTTATAGAAACACGCAGTATCCCCGAACCTGCAACGGTATTCATTTCCAATGCAGGCAAGGCACAGCCTGGCAAATATCATTTATTGCATCCTCTGGTTCCTACCAAGATGTTGGCCTTGCTGGACCAGGTAGCAGATGAACTGGAAAAGGTGTTGCCTGCAACATCTCCTGTCAGTGCAGCAGTTGCCCAGAAAGCAGAAATGGACAAAGCAGCTAATGTGCAGCCCCTGCTGCAAAAAAGCCCCTCAGCCTCGGTCTTGCAGGGTGGTCACCGTGCCCTGATCGTGGATGACAGCCCCACTGCCAGAATCAAGATAGACCTTGAATTGCGCTCCATGAAAATCGCCTCTGACTGCGCTGAGACAGGCGAGCAAGCCCTGCAGATGCTGGAAAAGAAAAACTACGACATCATCTTCCTCGACATTGTCATGCCCGGTGCGGATGGCTATGAAATCTGCAAGATCATACGCCGCCATCCGCAAACCAAGCGTACACCTGTGGTCATGCTGACCAGCAAGTCCTCCCCCTTTGACCGTATACGTGGCTCCATCTCGGGTTGCAATAGTTATCTGACCAAGCCGGTTGAGCATCTGAAATTTCGTGCAGTTGTAGAAAAGACCCTGAGCACTGTGGATGAGAGCACAGGTCTGGACAAGAGCCACGGACTGGCCATGGGAACCTGA